Proteins from a genomic interval of Burkholderia cepacia GG4:
- the rpmG gene encoding 50S ribosomal protein L33, producing the protein MAKGARDKIKLESTAGTGHFYTTTKNKRNMPEKMAIKKFDPVVRKHVEYKETKIK; encoded by the coding sequence ATGGCAAAAGGCGCCCGCGACAAGATCAAGCTTGAGTCGACCGCTGGTACGGGTCACTTCTACACGACCACGAAGAACAAGCGCAACATGCCGGAAAAGATGGCGATCAAGAAGTTCGATCCCGTCGTCCGCAAGCATGTGGAATACAAAGAAACCAAGATCAAATAA
- the rpmB gene encoding 50S ribosomal protein L28, whose product MARVCQVTGKAPMSGNNVSHANNKTKRRFLPNLQNRRFWVESENRWVRLRVSNAGLRLIDKNGIDSVLADLRARGEA is encoded by the coding sequence ATGGCACGCGTATGCCAAGTAACTGGGAAAGCGCCGATGAGCGGCAACAACGTTTCCCACGCCAACAACAAGACCAAGCGTCGCTTCCTGCCGAACCTGCAAAACCGCCGGTTCTGGGTTGAGAGCGAAAACCGCTGGGTGCGCCTGCGCGTCTCGAACGCCGGCCTGCGCCTGATCGACAAGAACGGCATCGATTCCGTGCTCGCTGACCTGCGCGCACGCGGCGAAGCCTAA